In Alteribacter lacisalsi, a genomic segment contains:
- a CDS encoding ABC transporter permease: MANQLFSRTGRLSRFVLRRDRIRLSVWIAAIVLLNLMTAASFTGLYMSEEEQQAMAGTMENPAMTAMVGPGYGLDNYHEGAMMGHQMLLFMAVVTAIMNILLVARHTRTDEEEVRVELVRSLPVGRLSTLASTLIVMTGVNVAVALLTGFSLAAVGIDSIDLTGSLLFGAALGAAGLFFAAVTALFAQLSDNGRGTVGFSFTVLGVAYLLRAIGDVGSEPLALASPLGLILRTEVYVNNYWWPAIVPALIAVVITGLALYLNLRRDLDAGFLPARAGKKHASAFLQSPFGLSVRLQRTSLIAWAVGMFVLGVSYGSVMGDLEMFFESSDMMREILAPESGLSLTEQYLTMLMAVIAMICTIPPLMMMLKLKGEERKERIGHLLTRVVSRTRVMGSYFVLAILTSIVMLFLAMFGLWSAAAGVMDDPLAFGVVFEAAMVYLPAVWIMIGAAVLLIGVFPKLTGLIWAYLAYTFLVVYLGELLQFPEWLKNMSPFGHVPQLPVDEMNFAALALLTGIAAVLIITGFTGYNRRDVSE; this comes from the coding sequence GTGCTGCGAAGAGACCGGATTCGTCTCAGCGTCTGGATAGCTGCTATCGTTCTGCTGAACCTAATGACTGCGGCTTCCTTTACCGGTCTGTATATGAGTGAGGAAGAACAGCAGGCGATGGCCGGTACGATGGAGAACCCGGCAATGACTGCCATGGTCGGGCCGGGTTATGGCCTCGACAACTATCATGAAGGTGCCATGATGGGTCACCAGATGCTGCTCTTTATGGCTGTCGTGACAGCGATTATGAACATACTGCTCGTCGCACGTCATACGAGGACAGATGAAGAGGAAGTACGTGTGGAGCTTGTTCGTTCCCTTCCGGTCGGACGACTCTCAACGCTCGCTTCCACTTTGATTGTGATGACAGGGGTTAACGTGGCTGTTGCCCTATTGACCGGATTCAGTCTTGCAGCCGTGGGGATCGACTCGATTGATCTGACGGGGTCCCTTCTCTTCGGAGCCGCACTTGGCGCAGCCGGTCTGTTTTTTGCCGCCGTAACAGCTCTTTTTGCCCAGCTGTCTGATAATGGGCGGGGCACAGTCGGCTTTTCCTTTACCGTGCTGGGAGTGGCCTATCTGCTTCGGGCGATAGGGGATGTGGGGAGTGAGCCTCTGGCACTGGCTTCCCCACTTGGCCTTATTCTCCGAACGGAAGTGTACGTGAATAATTACTGGTGGCCTGCTATTGTACCGGCCCTGATTGCCGTTGTTATTACAGGTCTGGCTTTGTATCTGAATTTAAGACGTGACCTGGATGCAGGCTTTCTGCCTGCACGTGCGGGAAAAAAGCATGCATCAGCATTTTTACAAAGTCCATTCGGATTAAGTGTCCGCCTTCAGCGCACCTCGCTTATTGCCTGGGCAGTGGGAATGTTTGTCCTTGGGGTGTCGTATGGTTCGGTTATGGGTGACCTTGAAATGTTTTTTGAATCAAGTGACATGATGCGGGAAATTCTGGCGCCTGAATCCGGGCTTTCCCTCACCGAACAGTATCTGACGATGCTGATGGCGGTCATTGCGATGATCTGTACCATACCTCCGCTGATGATGATGCTCAAACTGAAAGGCGAGGAGCGGAAGGAGCGGATCGGGCATCTTCTTACAAGAGTCGTGTCCCGGACCCGGGTGATGGGCAGTTACTTTGTACTCGCAATACTCACCAGTATCGTGATGCTGTTTCTTGCCATGTTCGGTCTCTGGTCGGCTGCGGCAGGTGTGATGGATGATCCCCTTGCATTCGGCGTCGTTTTTGAAGCGGCGATGGTGTATCTTCCTGCCGTATGGATCATGATTGGTGCTGCTGTACTGCTGATTGGCGTGTTCCCGAAACTGACCGGTCTGATCTGGGCCTATCTGGCCTATACGTTTCTCGTTGTCTATCTGGGAGAACTGCTTCAGTTTCCGGAATGGCTTAAGAATATGTCCCCATTTGGTCATGTACCACAGCTTCCGGTAGATGAAATGAACTTTGCAGCACTTGCACTGCTGACCGGGATTGCAGCGGTCCTGATCATTACGGGATTTACAGGATACAACAGAAGAGACGTTTCAGAGTAA
- a CDS encoding AraC family transcriptional regulator, with protein sequence MQWVDSLRRMIEYIEETLPYPVSVEEAAKAAHVSPAHLQRAFSVLTGVSVGEYVRRRRLTIAAEDLSRGTERIIDVAYKYGYETPESFAKAFRRQHGITPKEAKLPGASLACYNRLVIQVSLKGEEMMKYSIVEREGFSVTGIKRKFSIENNAQQAEIPKLWGEVNSNGTSEKLFDLNNGQINGILGVCEDREDQSIDYWVATEYEGAVPDGFEKLVIPASTWAVFEVHGPMPDAMQQAWERIISEWLPSSRYELTGTSSFEMYTNDDPDSPDLYSEIWIPVK encoded by the coding sequence GTGCAGTGGGTCGATTCATTAAGAAGAATGATCGAGTATATTGAAGAAACCCTTCCGTATCCGGTCTCAGTGGAGGAAGCAGCAAAGGCGGCCCATGTGTCACCGGCCCATCTTCAGCGCGCATTTTCAGTTTTAACAGGTGTTTCAGTCGGGGAGTATGTCCGGAGGCGCAGGCTCACCATCGCAGCAGAGGATTTGAGCAGGGGGACGGAACGAATCATCGATGTAGCCTATAAATATGGCTATGAAACTCCCGAATCGTTTGCCAAAGCCTTCAGACGCCAGCATGGCATAACGCCAAAGGAGGCAAAATTGCCCGGAGCCAGTCTTGCGTGCTATAACCGCCTGGTCATTCAGGTATCACTGAAAGGGGAAGAGATGATGAAGTACAGCATTGTGGAACGGGAAGGGTTCAGTGTAACAGGTATTAAAAGGAAGTTTTCCATTGAAAACAATGCCCAGCAGGCGGAAATTCCGAAGCTTTGGGGAGAAGTAAACAGTAATGGCACATCGGAGAAACTTTTTGATTTAAATAATGGTCAGATTAACGGCATCCTTGGCGTCTGTGAGGACCGGGAAGACCAGTCCATCGATTACTGGGTGGCGACGGAGTATGAAGGTGCAGTACCGGACGGCTTTGAAAAGCTTGTCATCCCCGCCTCAACCTGGGCTGTATTTGAAGTACACGGCCCGATGCCGGATGCGATGCAGCAGGCATGGGAAAGGATCATTTCTGAGTGGCTCCCGTCAAGCCGGTATGAACTGACCGGTACATCAAGCTTTGAAATGTATACAAATGACGATCCCGACAGTCCGGATTTATATTCGGAGATCTGGATTCCGGTGAAATAA